One Streptomyces sp. V4I8 genomic window carries:
- a CDS encoding carbohydrate ABC transporter permease, translating into MSVRRPWRLLAEVSALLIAVVVAFPLYWMVLSAFKPAGEIESSEPRPWTWAPSLDSFRRVFEQNEFGRYFLNSLVVACTVVIVSALIAFLAATAVTRFRFRFRTTLLIMFLVAQMVPVEALTIPLFFLMRDFGQLNTLGSLILPHIAFSLPFAIWMLRGFVKAVPEALEEAAYMDGASRSRFLWQILFPLVFPGLVATSVFSFISAWNDFLFAKSFIISDTSQSTLPMALLVFYKPDEPDWGGVMAASTVMTIPVLIFFVLVQRRLVSGLGGAVKD; encoded by the coding sequence ATGTCCGTACGGCGTCCCTGGCGGCTGCTCGCGGAGGTGTCCGCGCTGCTGATCGCCGTCGTGGTGGCCTTTCCGCTGTACTGGATGGTGCTCAGCGCCTTCAAACCGGCCGGGGAGATCGAGTCGAGCGAGCCGCGGCCCTGGACGTGGGCCCCCTCCCTGGATTCCTTCCGGCGGGTCTTCGAGCAGAACGAATTCGGCCGCTACTTCCTCAACAGCCTTGTCGTCGCGTGCACGGTCGTGATCGTCTCGGCGTTGATCGCCTTTCTCGCGGCGACCGCGGTGACACGATTCCGCTTCCGCTTCCGGACCACCTTGCTGATCATGTTTCTGGTGGCCCAGATGGTGCCGGTGGAGGCCCTGACGATCCCTCTGTTCTTCCTCATGCGGGACTTCGGCCAGCTGAACACGCTCGGCTCGCTGATCCTGCCGCACATCGCCTTCTCGCTGCCGTTCGCGATCTGGATGCTGCGGGGGTTTGTGAAGGCGGTTCCGGAGGCCTTGGAGGAGGCCGCGTACATGGACGGCGCGAGCCGGTCGCGATTCCTCTGGCAGATCCTTTTCCCGCTGGTCTTCCCGGGGCTCGTGGCCACGAGCGTGTTTTCCTTCATCTCGGCCTGGAACGACTTCCTGTTCGCCAAGTCCTTCATCATCAGCGACACCTCGCAGTCAACCCTGCCGATGGCCCTGCTCGTCTTCTACAAACCGGACGAGCCGGACTGGGGCGGCGTGATGGCGGCGTCCACGGTGATGACGATTCCGGTGCTGATCTTCTTCGTGCTCGTGCAGCGACGGCTGGTGTCGGGGCTGGGCGGCGCGGTCAAGGACTGA
- a CDS encoding carbohydrate ABC transporter permease, producing the protein MTPAAPSGSGVLERRRVRVHRGFSRPRGGSRKFNTAPRLYRRPRGRSSQKAPWLYLAPALVVLGGLLVYPVYQLGLISFFQYTQAQVSGGEPTTFEGFGNYTELFSDAQFWQVLLATVLFAAACVVSTLAVGCALAVLLTRVRAVPRLALMLAALGAWATPAITGSTVWLFLFDPDFGPVNRLLGLGDHSWTYGRFSAFFLVLLEVVWCSFPFVMVTVYAGIRAVPAEVLEAAALDGASQWRIWRSVLAPMLRPILVVVTIQSVIWDFKVFTQIYVMTNGGGIAGQNLVLNVYAYQKAFASSQYSLGSAIGVVMLLILLAVTLVYLRLLRRQGEEL; encoded by the coding sequence ATGACGCCGGCTGCGCCCAGTGGCTCGGGGGTTCTGGAGCGTCGGCGGGTGCGGGTGCATCGTGGTTTCTCGCGCCCACGCGGCGGTAGCCGCAAATTCAACACAGCCCCGCGCCTCTACCGGCGTCCCCGTGGGCGGAGTAGTCAGAAGGCACCCTGGCTCTATCTCGCTCCCGCCCTCGTCGTTCTCGGCGGGCTGCTCGTCTATCCCGTCTACCAGCTCGGGCTGATCTCGTTCTTCCAGTACACCCAGGCCCAGGTCAGCGGCGGCGAACCAACCACCTTCGAGGGGTTCGGGAACTACACCGAACTGTTCTCGGACGCGCAGTTCTGGCAGGTGCTTCTCGCGACCGTGCTGTTCGCGGCAGCGTGTGTCGTCTCGACGCTGGCCGTCGGGTGTGCGCTCGCCGTGCTGCTCACGCGCGTGCGGGCCGTGCCACGGCTGGCGTTGATGCTGGCGGCGCTGGGGGCGTGGGCGACGCCCGCCATCACCGGTTCGACGGTGTGGCTGTTTCTCTTCGACCCGGACTTCGGGCCGGTGAACCGCCTCCTGGGGCTCGGTGACCACTCCTGGACGTACGGACGGTTCAGTGCCTTCTTCCTCGTCCTGCTCGAAGTGGTCTGGTGCTCCTTCCCCTTCGTGATGGTGACGGTGTACGCCGGTATCCGTGCCGTTCCGGCCGAGGTGCTGGAGGCCGCCGCGCTGGACGGTGCCTCGCAGTGGCGGATCTGGCGGTCGGTGCTGGCGCCGATGCTGCGGCCGATCCTGGTGGTCGTCACCATCCAGTCGGTCATCTGGGACTTCAAGGTCTTCACCCAGATCTACGTCATGACGAACGGCGGCGGCATCGCCGGCCAGAACCTCGTCCTGAACGTGTACGCCTATCAAAAGGCCTTCGCGTCCTCGCAGTACAGCCTGGGCTCGGCGATCGGCGTCGTGATGCTGCTGATCCTGCTGGCGGTGACGCTGGTGTATCTGCGGTTGCTGCGCAGGCAGGGGGAGGAGCTGTGA
- a CDS encoding extracellular solute-binding protein, with protein sequence MKLAPRLAVLLTALAVTACAPQTSTNSSSDKDDRTGTLRVWLFQEVGNKPKEKVVDSVVAAFEKAHDGTKVDVEYIPVETRAQRVKAAFNDPKSAPDVVEYGNTDTAGYVKDGGLLDVTKEFGDWAEAKDTDPTAEQSVTVDGKVYGAPFYVGVRALYYRTDVFEELGLEVPKTMAELATTARKIRAAKPELYGLVVGGAYTYGAMPFVWANGGELATGEGDSYTSAIDSAAAQKGIKAYTSLFSDDNCPAAKCAGMGGNDTITAFAAGKAGMAIGGDFSHTAVEAGKVKGKYAVVPLPGVKAGSVAPAFAGGNNIGVLKSTSHRTLAVELMEQLASKDTQASMFEAMGFLPTFSDVRQQVAAEEPYVKPFAETLAAGTKFVPASPAWAQIDSSLVLPTMFQEVISGKKDVAGAAGEAAKKMDEAFGSAG encoded by the coding sequence ATGAAGCTCGCCCCCAGACTCGCCGTACTGCTCACCGCCCTGGCCGTCACCGCCTGTGCCCCGCAGACCTCCACCAACTCCTCCTCCGACAAGGACGACAGGACCGGCACCCTGCGGGTCTGGCTCTTCCAGGAAGTCGGCAACAAGCCGAAGGAGAAGGTCGTCGACTCCGTCGTCGCCGCCTTCGAGAAGGCCCACGACGGCACGAAGGTCGACGTCGAGTACATCCCGGTCGAGACCCGCGCCCAGCGCGTCAAGGCCGCCTTCAACGACCCGAAGTCCGCCCCCGACGTCGTGGAGTACGGCAACACCGACACCGCCGGATATGTGAAGGACGGCGGACTCCTCGACGTCACGAAGGAGTTCGGCGACTGGGCGGAGGCGAAGGACACCGACCCCACCGCCGAGCAGTCCGTCACCGTGGACGGCAAGGTCTACGGCGCCCCCTTCTACGTCGGCGTCCGCGCCCTGTACTACCGCACGGACGTCTTCGAGGAACTCGGCCTCGAAGTGCCGAAGACCATGGCCGAGTTGGCCACCACGGCCCGCAAGATCCGCGCCGCGAAGCCCGAGCTGTACGGCCTGGTCGTCGGCGGCGCCTACACGTACGGCGCGATGCCCTTCGTCTGGGCCAACGGCGGCGAACTCGCCACCGGCGAGGGCGACTCGTACACCTCCGCCATCGACAGCGCGGCCGCCCAGAAGGGCATCAAGGCGTACACGTCCCTCTTCAGCGACGACAACTGTCCCGCCGCCAAGTGCGCCGGCATGGGCGGCAACGACACGATCACCGCGTTCGCGGCCGGCAAGGCGGGCATGGCGATCGGCGGCGACTTCAGCCACACCGCCGTGGAGGCCGGGAAGGTCAAGGGCAAGTACGCGGTCGTGCCGCTGCCGGGGGTGAAGGCCGGGTCCGTGGCGCCGGCGTTCGCCGGGGGCAACAACATCGGAGTCCTGAAGAGCACCTCGCATCGGACGCTGGCGGTCGAGTTGATGGAGCAGCTTGCCTCCAAGGACACTCAGGCGTCGATGTTCGAGGCGATGGGGTTCCTGCCGACGTTCTCCGACGTGCGGCAGCAGGTCGCGGCCGAGGAGCCGTATGTGAAGCCCTTCGCGGAGACGCTGGCTGCGGGGACCAAGTTCGTGCCCGCCTCGCCCGCGTGGGCGCAGATCGACTCTTCGCTGGTGTTGCCGACGATGTTCCAGGAGGTCATCAGCGGTAAGAAGGATGTGGCGGGGGCCGCGGGGGAGGCGGCGAAGAAGATGGACGAGGCGTTTGGCTCCGCCGGATGA
- a CDS encoding DUF3039 domain-containing protein, which produces MSTLEPERGTGTGTLVEPTPQTSHGDGDHERFAHYVQKDKIMASALDGTPVVALCGKVWVPGRDPKKYPVCPMCKEIYESMGAGGDDKGKGGDKK; this is translated from the coding sequence ATGAGCACTCTCGAGCCCGAGCGCGGGACTGGTACGGGGACCCTCGTCGAGCCCACGCCGCAGACTTCCCACGGCGACGGCGATCACGAGCGCTTCGCCCACTACGTCCAGAAGGACAAGATCATGGCGAGCGCCCTCGACGGCACCCCCGTCGTGGCGCTCTGCGGCAAGGTCTGGGTGCCCGGCCGCGACCCGAAGAAGTACCCGGTGTGCCCCATGTGCAAGGAGATCTACGAGTCCATGGGCGCCGGCGGCGACGACAAGGGCAAGGGCGGCGACAAGAAGTAG